In Nocardia asteroides, a single genomic region encodes these proteins:
- a CDS encoding histidine phosphatase family protein has protein sequence MSKNAGVRTLILLRHGQTEWNAVDRMQGQIDTDLTELGRHQAKEAARELNSRNGVAIHSSDLRRARDTAQALGDSTGLPVTLDPRLRETSLGIWEGLTHIDVDRDYPGARVAWRMDATYTPPGGESKLQVGARALPLVHELYRERADWPGRTVFLVAHGGLIAALTAALLDLPPQNWPILGGLANTSWVQLSAHGPSLERPGWRLDVWNAAAKVAPDVL, from the coding sequence GTGAGCAAGAACGCCGGCGTCCGGACGCTGATCCTGCTGCGGCACGGCCAGACCGAGTGGAACGCGGTCGACCGGATGCAGGGCCAGATCGACACCGACCTCACCGAGCTCGGCAGGCACCAGGCGAAAGAGGCCGCGCGCGAACTCAACTCGCGCAACGGTGTCGCGATCCACTCCTCCGACCTGCGCCGGGCGCGGGACACGGCGCAGGCGCTCGGCGACAGCACCGGGCTGCCGGTCACGCTCGACCCGCGGCTGCGCGAGACCAGCCTCGGCATCTGGGAGGGGCTCACCCACATCGACGTCGACCGGGACTACCCGGGCGCCAGGGTGGCCTGGCGGATGGACGCCACCTACACCCCGCCCGGCGGCGAGAGCAAGCTCCAGGTCGGTGCCCGTGCGCTGCCGCTGGTGCACGAGCTGTACCGGGAGCGCGCCGACTGGCCGGGCCGGACCGTCTTCCTGGTGGCGCACGGCGGGCTGATCGCCGCGCTCACCGCCGCGCTGCTCGACCTGCCGCCGCAGAACTGGCCGATCCTCGGCGGGCTGGCCAACACCAGTTGGGTGCAGCTCAGCGCGCACGGTCCGAGCCTCGAGCGGCCCGGCTGGCGGCTGGACGTGTGGAACGCGGCGGCGAAGGTGGCGCCGGATGTCCTCTGA
- a CDS encoding ribokinase, producing the protein MSAEPAPADVVVLGSVNMDLVATVGRRAAPGETVLGTGFAAVPGGKGANQAVAARRGGAVVRFLGAVGDDVFAPALRESLVREGIDVRGLRTAAGPSGTATIVVDGDGENSIVVVPAANHARTELDPDDLAAIAAADILLCQLELPVPVVAAGFTHARANRTVTVLNPSPVQRLPAELWELVDIAVLNRGEAEAIGDVLDQVPHRVTTLGADGARYDGPDGCFTVPAVPVRAVDTTGAGDAFTGALAARWAHGPEAALRWACAAGALATTALGATTAVPDAATIAGLLAGRAPQPG; encoded by the coding sequence GTGAGTGCCGAACCCGCGCCTGCCGACGTCGTCGTGCTCGGCAGCGTGAACATGGACCTGGTGGCCACGGTCGGGCGGCGGGCCGCGCCCGGGGAGACGGTGCTCGGCACCGGGTTCGCCGCGGTGCCGGGCGGGAAGGGCGCGAACCAGGCGGTGGCGGCCCGGCGCGGCGGGGCCGTGGTGCGGTTCCTCGGGGCGGTCGGGGACGACGTGTTCGCACCCGCGCTGCGGGAATCGCTGGTCCGGGAGGGGATCGATGTGCGCGGCTTGCGCACGGCCGCGGGGCCGAGCGGGACGGCGACGATCGTCGTGGACGGGGACGGGGAGAACTCGATCGTGGTGGTGCCCGCCGCGAATCACGCGCGCACCGAGCTGGATCCGGACGACCTCGCCGCGATCGCCGCGGCGGACATCCTGCTGTGCCAGCTGGAGCTTCCGGTTCCGGTGGTGGCGGCGGGATTCACGCACGCGCGGGCGAACCGGACGGTCACCGTGTTGAATCCGTCACCCGTGCAGCGACTTCCGGCCGAGCTGTGGGAGCTGGTCGACATCGCGGTGCTGAACCGGGGCGAGGCGGAGGCGATCGGGGACGTGCTGGATCAGGTGCCGCACCGGGTCACCACGCTCGGCGCCGACGGCGCGCGGTACGACGGGCCGGACGGGTGCTTCACCGTTCCCGCGGTCCCGGTGCGCGCGGTCGACACCACCGGCGCGGGCGACGCCTTCACCGGCGCGCTCGCCGCCCGCTGGGCGCACGGGCCGGAAGCCGCGTTGCGCTGGGCCTGCGCCGCGGGCGCGCTGGCTACTACCGCGCTCGGCGCCACCACGGCTGTTCCCGACGCGGCGACGATCGCGGGGCTGCTCGCCGGGCGGGCGCCACAACCGGGCTGA
- a CDS encoding RtcB family protein: MFPVELHGTRAQTLMWANEHEIEQSALRQLRTLAQLEWVHGVRVMPDVHLGKGATVGSVIAMRDAVAPAAVGVDIGCGMESVRTDLTAADLPDDLKGLRSRIEAAVPVGFHAHDSRVNVTALGAEVSQLGASTATLRTGWDRFWRGFDALDRKVAPRESKAQKQMGTLGGGNHFIELCLDQADTVWVLLHSGSRNIGKELAERHMAVARELPHNTGLPDRDLAVFLAGTPEMAAYRRDLTWAQEYAARNRAVMLALVCRAVRDEFPGRPVRFEQPISCHHNYVAEEEIDGVPMLVTRKGAVRAGAGDLALIPGSMGTRSYVVRGKGNPASYNSASHGAGRRMSRSAAKKQFTVADLVAQTEGVESRKDAGVVDEIPAAYKDIDEVIAAQSDLVDVVATLRQVLCVKG, from the coding sequence ATGTTTCCCGTCGAGCTGCACGGCACCCGTGCGCAGACGCTCATGTGGGCCAACGAGCACGAGATCGAGCAGTCCGCCCTGCGGCAGCTGCGCACCCTCGCGCAGCTCGAATGGGTGCACGGCGTCCGCGTCATGCCGGACGTGCACCTCGGCAAGGGCGCGACGGTCGGCTCGGTCATCGCCATGCGGGACGCGGTCGCGCCCGCCGCGGTCGGGGTGGACATCGGCTGCGGCATGGAGAGCGTGCGCACCGACCTCACCGCCGCCGACCTGCCGGACGACCTGAAGGGGCTGCGCTCCCGGATCGAGGCCGCGGTCCCGGTCGGCTTCCACGCGCACGACTCCCGGGTGAACGTCACCGCGCTCGGCGCCGAGGTCTCCCAGCTCGGCGCGAGCACGGCGACGCTGCGCACCGGCTGGGACCGGTTCTGGCGCGGCTTCGACGCGCTCGACCGGAAGGTCGCGCCGCGCGAGTCGAAGGCGCAGAAGCAGATGGGCACGCTCGGCGGCGGCAACCACTTCATCGAGCTCTGCCTCGACCAGGCGGACACGGTGTGGGTGCTGCTGCACTCCGGCAGCAGGAACATCGGCAAGGAGCTCGCCGAGCGGCACATGGCGGTGGCCCGCGAGCTGCCGCACAACACCGGGCTGCCCGACCGCGACCTCGCGGTCTTCCTGGCAGGCACCCCGGAGATGGCGGCCTACCGGCGCGACCTGACCTGGGCGCAGGAGTACGCGGCCAGGAACCGGGCCGTCATGCTCGCCCTGGTCTGCCGGGCCGTCCGGGACGAGTTCCCCGGCCGTCCGGTGCGCTTCGAGCAGCCCATCTCCTGCCACCACAACTACGTGGCGGAGGAGGAGATCGACGGCGTCCCCATGCTGGTCACCCGCAAGGGGGCGGTGCGTGCGGGCGCGGGCGACCTGGCGCTGATCCCCGGCTCCATGGGCACCCGCTCCTACGTGGTGCGCGGGAAGGGCAACCCGGCCTCCTACAACTCCGCGTCGCACGGCGCGGGGCGGCGGATGAGCCGGAGCGCGGCCAAGAAGCAGTTCACGGTCGCGGACCTGGTCGCGCAGACCGAGGGCGTGGAGTCGCGCAAGGACGCGGGCGTCGTCGACGAGATCCCGGCCGCGTACAAGGACATCGACGAGGTGATCGCGGCGCAGTCCGACCTGGTCGACGTCGTCGCGACGCTGCGCCAGGTGCTCTGCGTGAAGGGGTAG
- a CDS encoding AAA family ATPase, with protein sequence MSITDVQEPVFGSVEDVIDRLAETGYLADKGTATSVFLADRLGKPLLVEGPAGVGKTELARAVAQTTGAELVRLQCYEGVDEARALYEWNHAKQILRIQASSENDWAETKADVFTEEFLLSRPLLTAIRRTEPTVLLIDETDKADVEIEGLLLEVLSDFAVTVPELGTITAARKPFVLLTSNATRELSEALKRRCLYLHLDFPDEELERRILASRVPELAPAVAAQLVRIVHVLRGMQLKKLPSVAESIDWGRTLLALGMTDLDDNVVRSTLGVVLKHRSDHERALNELKLA encoded by the coding sequence GTGAGCATCACCGACGTACAGGAACCCGTGTTCGGCTCGGTCGAGGACGTGATCGATCGCCTCGCGGAGACCGGTTACCTCGCCGACAAGGGCACCGCCACCTCGGTCTTCCTCGCCGACCGGCTGGGCAAGCCGCTGCTGGTCGAGGGCCCCGCCGGGGTCGGTAAGACCGAGCTGGCGCGCGCCGTCGCGCAGACCACGGGGGCCGAACTGGTCCGGCTGCAGTGCTATGAGGGCGTGGACGAGGCGCGGGCGCTCTACGAGTGGAACCACGCCAAGCAGATCCTGCGGATCCAGGCATCCTCGGAGAACGACTGGGCGGAGACCAAGGCCGACGTCTTCACCGAGGAGTTCCTGCTCTCCCGGCCGCTGCTCACCGCCATCCGGCGCACCGAGCCGACCGTGCTGCTGATCGACGAGACCGACAAGGCCGACGTCGAGATCGAGGGGCTGCTGCTGGAGGTGCTCAGCGACTTCGCGGTCACCGTCCCTGAGCTCGGCACCATCACCGCCGCCCGCAAGCCGTTCGTGCTGCTCACCTCGAACGCCACCCGCGAACTCTCCGAGGCGCTCAAGCGGCGCTGCCTCTACCTGCACCTCGACTTCCCGGACGAGGAGCTGGAGCGCCGCATCCTGGCCAGCCGGGTGCCCGAGCTGGCCCCGGCCGTCGCGGCGCAGCTGGTGCGGATCGTGCACGTGCTGCGCGGCATGCAGCTCAAGAAGCTGCCCTCGGTGGCCGAGTCCATCGACTGGGGCCGCACCCTGCTCGCGCTCGGCATGACCGACCTGGACGACAACGTCGTGCGCTCCACGCTCGGCGTCGTGCTCAAGCACCGCAGTGACCACGAGCGGGCCCTGAACGAGCTGAAGCTGGCCTGA
- a CDS encoding vWA domain-containing protein → MAEQPTLHAPHGIPGHLVGFVEALRTRGIPVGPSETVDAGRVLTVLDLMDREVLREGLACALLRRTTHRTTFDGLFDLWFPVALGERGNWAEDIEIPRTPDGRVDIPELRALLADLLAQENPGPELQQLIGQLVEQMGQYQSARGPSFSAYQALRDVQPQTLLAKILAGLGLPADASDFDTEVARRQARQRIEGFRAGVEAETRRRVAERIGRERVASYGVARQAEDVDFLRASERELAELRRSTQRLARILASRLAARRRHAKRGEIDLRRTLRKSMSTGGVPIDLVNRKPKPGRPDLVLLCDVSGSVAGFSNFTLLLVSALREQFSRVRIFAFVDQVDEVTRFFDPHTQLDESLTRIFAEADVVGLDGHSDYGAALNGFADRFPEAVTTRSSLLILGDARTNYRDPRLATLAALVGTAKHAHWLNPEATTHWGSGDSAARKYAEIIEMHECRSARQLTEVVSRLLPV, encoded by the coding sequence GTGGCCGAGCAGCCCACCCTGCACGCGCCGCACGGCATCCCCGGTCACCTCGTCGGCTTCGTGGAGGCGCTGCGCACCAGGGGAATCCCGGTCGGGCCGTCGGAGACCGTCGACGCGGGCCGGGTGCTCACCGTGCTCGACCTGATGGACCGCGAGGTGCTGCGCGAGGGGCTGGCCTGCGCCCTGCTGCGCCGCACCACGCACCGGACCACCTTCGACGGCCTCTTCGACCTCTGGTTCCCGGTCGCGCTCGGCGAGCGTGGCAACTGGGCCGAGGACATCGAGATCCCGCGTACCCCGGACGGCCGGGTCGACATCCCCGAACTGCGCGCCCTGCTCGCCGACCTGCTCGCCCAGGAGAACCCCGGGCCCGAGCTGCAGCAGCTCATCGGGCAGCTGGTCGAGCAGATGGGGCAGTACCAGTCCGCGCGCGGGCCGTCGTTCTCGGCGTACCAGGCGCTGCGCGACGTCCAGCCGCAGACGCTGCTGGCGAAGATCCTGGCCGGGCTCGGGCTGCCCGCGGATGCCAGCGACTTCGACACCGAGGTGGCGCGCAGGCAGGCCAGGCAGCGGATCGAGGGCTTCCGGGCCGGCGTCGAGGCGGAGACCAGGCGCCGGGTCGCGGAGCGGATCGGCCGCGAGCGGGTCGCGAGCTACGGCGTGGCCAGGCAGGCCGAGGACGTCGACTTCCTGCGCGCCTCCGAGCGCGAGCTGGCCGAGCTGCGCCGCAGCACCCAGCGGCTGGCGCGGATCCTGGCCAGCAGGCTCGCGGCCAGGCGCAGGCATGCCAAGCGCGGCGAGATCGATCTGCGGCGCACGCTGCGCAAGTCCATGTCCACCGGCGGCGTGCCGATCGACCTGGTGAACCGCAAGCCCAAGCCCGGCCGCCCGGACCTGGTGCTGCTCTGCGACGTCTCCGGCTCGGTGGCCGGGTTCAGCAACTTCACGCTGCTGCTGGTGAGCGCGCTGCGCGAGCAGTTCTCCCGGGTCCGGATCTTCGCCTTCGTCGACCAGGTGGACGAGGTCACCCGGTTCTTCGACCCGCACACCCAGCTGGACGAGTCGCTGACCCGGATCTTCGCCGAGGCCGACGTGGTCGGGCTGGACGGCCACTCGGACTACGGCGCCGCGCTGAACGGCTTCGCCGACCGCTTCCCCGAGGCCGTCACCACCCGCAGCTCGCTGCTGATCCTCGGCGACGCCCGCACCAACTACCGCGACCCCCGGCTGGCCACGCTCGCAGCGCTGGTGGGAACGGCCAAGCACGCGCACTGGCTGAATCCGGAGGCGACGACGCACTGGGGCTCCGGCGACTCGGCGGCGCGCAAGTACGCCGAGATCATCGAGATGCACGAGTGCCGGTCGGCCAGGCAGCTGACCGAGGTCGTGTCCCGGTTGCTCCCGGTGTGA
- the octT gene encoding diglucosylglycerate octanoyltransferase, translating to MSSEAVPPAAAAGRPTLLVIADSLAYFGPRGGLSADHPRIWPNLVAAELGWDVELVGRIGWTCRDAYWALIGDPRVWASVPRAGAVIFATAGMDSLPSPLPTALRELIRYVRPPALRRRVRDAYNAAQPHLAKLGRPVALPPRVSVDYLEQAREALAGLRPELPMIGVLPSVHVCEAYGKVHTGREPMVRALTEWSARSGVPLVDLGAAVRENVFSGAGNPDGIHWGWAGHAAVAESMLKVLAAQPGLAAESVREGR from the coding sequence ATGTCCTCTGAGGCCGTGCCGCCGGCCGCCGCCGCGGGCAGGCCGACGCTGCTCGTGATCGCGGATTCGCTGGCGTACTTCGGGCCGAGGGGCGGGCTCTCCGCCGACCATCCGCGGATCTGGCCCAATCTCGTTGCGGCCGAGCTGGGCTGGGACGTCGAGCTGGTCGGCCGGATCGGCTGGACCTGCCGCGACGCCTACTGGGCGCTGATCGGCGACCCCCGGGTCTGGGCCTCGGTCCCGCGCGCGGGCGCGGTGATCTTCGCGACCGCGGGCATGGACTCGCTGCCGTCGCCGCTGCCGACCGCGCTGCGCGAACTCATCCGCTACGTCCGCCCGCCCGCGCTGCGCCGGCGGGTGCGCGACGCCTACAACGCGGCCCAGCCGCACCTCGCCAAGCTGGGCAGGCCGGTCGCGCTGCCGCCGCGGGTGAGCGTGGACTACCTGGAGCAGGCAAGGGAGGCGCTCGCCGGGCTGCGCCCCGAGCTGCCCATGATCGGCGTGCTGCCCTCGGTGCACGTCTGCGAGGCGTACGGCAAAGTGCACACCGGGCGCGAGCCCATGGTGCGCGCGCTCACCGAGTGGTCGGCGCGCAGCGGCGTCCCACTGGTCGACCTGGGTGCGGCGGTGCGGGAGAACGTGTTCTCCGGCGCGGGCAACCCGGACGGGATCCACTGGGGCTGGGCCGGGCACGCCGCGGTCGCGGAATCCATGCTGAAGGTGCTGGCGGCGCAGCCCGGGCTCGCCGCGGAGAGCGTGCGGGAGGGCCGGTAG
- the nadD gene encoding nicotinate-nucleotide adenylyltransferase has translation MRETGRPARRLGVMGGTFDPIHHGHLVAASEVAHRFDLDEVVFVPTGQPWQKADKKVSAAEDRYLMTVIATASNPRFSVSRADIDRGKMTYTVDTLREMRDRFPDAELYFITGADALANILTWQDWAELFELAKFVGVSRPGYELNADHLAEYLRDMPADAVTMIEVPALAISSSECRRRAAENRPVWYLVPDGVVQYISKRHLYVPNGPEGSE, from the coding sequence ATGCGGGAAACAGGACGGCCGGCCCGGCGGCTCGGGGTGATGGGCGGCACCTTCGACCCCATCCACCACGGGCACCTCGTCGCGGCGAGTGAGGTCGCCCACCGGTTCGACCTGGACGAAGTGGTCTTCGTCCCGACCGGGCAGCCGTGGCAGAAGGCGGACAAGAAGGTCAGCGCGGCCGAGGACCGGTACCTGATGACCGTCATCGCGACCGCCTCCAATCCGCGCTTCTCGGTGAGCCGGGCCGACATCGATCGCGGCAAGATGACCTACACCGTCGACACCCTGCGCGAGATGCGCGACCGCTTCCCGGACGCCGAGCTGTACTTCATCACCGGTGCGGACGCACTGGCCAATATCCTCACGTGGCAGGATTGGGCCGAACTGTTCGAGCTGGCGAAGTTCGTCGGGGTGAGCCGTCCCGGGTACGAGCTCAATGCCGACCACCTGGCGGAGTACCTGCGCGACATGCCCGCCGACGCGGTGACCATGATCGAGGTGCCCGCGCTCGCCATCTCGTCGAGCGAGTGCAGGCGCCGCGCCGCGGAGAACCGCCCGGTCTGGTATCTCGTGCCCGACGGCGTCGTGCAGTACATATCGAAGCGGCACCTGTACGTGCCGAACGGACCGGAAGGTAGCGAATGA
- the rsfS gene encoding ribosome silencing factor, whose product MSASDEAVQMARVAAVAADEKLASDVVVLDVSEQLVITDCFVIASAPNERQVNAIVDNIEEKLRDAGHKPVRREGTREGRWALLDYIDIVVHIQHTDERNYYGLERLWKDCPTIPVPGIGADGRPADAAAGAAE is encoded by the coding sequence ATGAGCGCATCGGACGAAGCGGTGCAGATGGCGCGGGTCGCCGCGGTGGCGGCGGACGAGAAGCTGGCCTCCGATGTGGTGGTGCTCGACGTCTCCGAGCAGCTGGTGATCACGGACTGCTTCGTGATCGCCTCGGCGCCGAACGAGCGGCAGGTCAACGCCATCGTCGACAACATCGAGGAGAAGCTGCGCGACGCCGGGCACAAGCCGGTGCGCCGCGAGGGCACCCGCGAGGGGCGCTGGGCACTGCTCGACTACATCGACATCGTGGTACACATCCAGCACACCGACGAGCGGAACTACTACGGCCTGGAGCGGCTCTGGAAGGACTGCCCGACCATCCCGGTGCCCGGCATCGGCGCCGACGGCCGCCCCGCCGACGCCGCCGCCGGGGCCGCCGAGTGA
- a CDS encoding RecQ family ATP-dependent DNA helicase — protein MSPSPDTGVEPDRATGSAQLRDEAEELLRELAGPAARLREDQWVAIEALVVQRRRALVVQRTGWGKSAVYFISAKLLRRAGRGPTVIVSPLLALMRNQVAAAERAGVVAATINSGNVTEWDAIHEQVATGTVDVLLVSPERLNNPDFRDQVLPRLAADAGLVVIDEAHCVSDWGHDFRPDYRRIRTLVADLGADIPVLATTATANDRVVTDVAAQIGTGGRIDADTLVLRGTLDRESLHLAVVRIEDAVERTAWLGEQLHRLPGSGIVYALTVAAAQDVASVLRAAGHEVAAYTGQTDPTEREHLEQALLRNEVKALIATSALGMGFDKPDLGFVVHLGAPSSPIAYYQQVGRAGRATERAEVILLPGPEDARIWSWFASVAFPRESVVRAVLDALDSERPLSTAALEPRVELNRSRLEMVLKVLDVDGAVRRVRGGWLGTGQPWHYDAERYARLERARSAEQQAMLDYQATDGCRMVFLRGQLDDPGLTLGETCGRCDNCTGTRLDPTPGAETVAATRARIARPGIDLAPRKQWPTGMKTLGIPLSGKIGAGAEPGRVLGRLSDLGWGRRLRALLDAPDGPVPDDIVTACVAVLKEWDWAQRPVAVLALDDDRNAELTRSLAARLAEVGKLRDLGVLHKRPEHPPVSAANSAHRVAGLYGSWDVPDLHDVGGPVLLVNAQSESGWTFTVAACALRAAGAPAVLPFALATPT, from the coding sequence ATGAGCCCTTCCCCCGACACCGGCGTCGAGCCGGACCGCGCGACCGGATCGGCACAACTCCGCGACGAGGCCGAGGAGCTGCTGCGCGAGCTCGCCGGCCCGGCCGCGCGGCTGCGCGAGGACCAGTGGGTCGCCATCGAGGCCCTGGTCGTGCAGCGCAGGCGCGCCCTGGTGGTGCAGCGCACCGGCTGGGGCAAGTCGGCGGTCTACTTCATCTCGGCCAAGCTGCTGCGCCGGGCCGGGCGCGGCCCGACCGTGATCGTCTCGCCGCTGCTCGCGCTCATGCGCAACCAGGTGGCGGCGGCCGAGCGCGCGGGCGTGGTCGCCGCGACCATCAACTCCGGCAATGTCACCGAGTGGGACGCCATCCACGAGCAGGTCGCCACCGGCACCGTCGACGTGCTGCTGGTCAGCCCGGAGCGGCTGAACAACCCCGACTTCCGCGACCAGGTGCTGCCCCGGCTCGCCGCCGACGCCGGGCTGGTCGTGATCGACGAGGCGCACTGCGTCTCCGACTGGGGGCACGACTTCCGGCCGGACTACCGGCGCATCCGCACCCTGGTCGCCGATCTCGGCGCCGACATCCCGGTGCTCGCCACCACCGCGACCGCCAACGACCGGGTGGTCACCGACGTGGCCGCGCAGATCGGCACCGGCGGCCGGATCGACGCCGACACCTTGGTGCTGCGCGGCACCCTCGACCGGGAGTCGCTGCACCTCGCGGTGGTCCGGATCGAGGACGCGGTGGAGCGCACGGCCTGGCTCGGCGAGCAGCTGCACCGGCTGCCCGGCTCCGGCATCGTCTACGCGCTCACCGTCGCCGCCGCGCAGGATGTCGCGAGCGTGCTGCGCGCCGCCGGGCACGAGGTCGCCGCCTACACCGGCCAGACCGACCCCACCGAGCGCGAGCACCTGGAGCAGGCGCTGCTGCGCAACGAGGTCAAGGCGCTGATCGCCACCTCCGCGCTCGGCATGGGGTTCGACAAGCCGGACCTGGGCTTCGTGGTGCACCTCGGCGCGCCCTCCTCGCCGATCGCCTACTACCAGCAGGTCGGGCGCGCGGGGCGGGCCACCGAGCGGGCCGAGGTGATCCTGCTGCCCGGCCCGGAGGACGCCAGGATCTGGAGCTGGTTCGCCTCGGTCGCCTTCCCGCGCGAATCGGTGGTGCGCGCGGTGCTGGACGCGCTCGACTCGGAGCGCCCGCTCTCCACCGCGGCGCTGGAGCCGCGGGTCGAGCTGAACCGCTCCCGGCTGGAGATGGTGCTCAAGGTGCTCGACGTGGACGGCGCGGTGCGCCGGGTGCGCGGCGGCTGGCTCGGCACCGGGCAGCCGTGGCACTACGACGCCGAGCGCTACGCGCGGCTGGAGCGCGCCCGCTCCGCCGAGCAGCAGGCCATGCTCGACTACCAGGCCACCGACGGCTGCCGGATGGTCTTCCTGCGCGGCCAGCTCGACGATCCAGGGCTGACCCTCGGCGAGACCTGCGGCCGCTGCGACAACTGCACCGGCACCAGGCTCGACCCGACGCCTGGCGCCGAGACCGTCGCCGCCACCAGGGCACGGATCGCCCGCCCCGGCATCGACCTCGCCCCGCGCAAGCAGTGGCCGACCGGCATGAAGACGCTCGGCATCCCGCTCTCCGGCAAGATCGGCGCGGGCGCCGAGCCGGGCCGGGTGCTCGGCAGGCTCAGCGACCTGGGCTGGGGCCGCAGGCTGCGCGCGCTGCTCGACGCCCCCGACGGCCCGGTGCCGGACGACATCGTGACCGCCTGCGTCGCGGTGCTCAAGGAGTGGGACTGGGCGCAGCGGCCGGTCGCGGTGCTCGCCCTCGACGACGACCGGAACGCCGAGCTCACCCGCAGCCTCGCCGCCCGGCTCGCCGAGGTGGGCAAGTTGCGCGACCTCGGGGTGCTGCACAAGCGGCCGGAGCACCCGCCGGTCTCCGCCGCCAACTCGGCGCACCGGGTCGCCGGGCTGTACGGCTCGTGGGACGTCCCCGACCTGCACGACGTCGGCGGGCCGGTGTTGCTGGTGAACGCGCAGAGCGAGTCCGGCTGGACCTTCACCGTCGCCGCCTGCGCCCTGCGCGCGGCCGGCGCACCCGCGGTGCTCCCGTTCGCGTTGGCCACCCCGACCTGA
- a CDS encoding glutamate-5-semialdehyde dehydrogenase: MTAGTTTEQGSDVREAVHAAARRARVASRTLAQLTTAQKNEALHAAADALLAAADTVLAANAEDLLAAQSAGTADSLLDRLRLTKSRIDGIASGLRQVAGLADPVGEVVRGSTLPNGLEIRQLRVPLGVVGMVYEARPNVTVDAFGLALKSGNAALLRGSSSAAHSNAALVEVLRAALDGLGIPADAVQLLPSADRSSVTHLIQARGLVDVVIPRGGAGLISAVVRDATVPTIETGTGNCHVYVHSAADLAMAEAVLINAKTRRPSVCNAAETVLIDAAVAETAVPRLTEALRGAGVTIHGDLPGLVPATDTDWGEEYLTLDIALKVVDDLDAAVEHINTWGTGHTEAIVTADLAAARAFSARVDAAAVMVNASTAFTDGEQFGFGAEIGISTQKLHARGPMALPELTSTKWIVWGDGQIRPV; the protein is encoded by the coding sequence ATGACGGCAGGAACGACGACCGAGCAGGGCTCAGACGTCCGCGAGGCGGTGCACGCGGCCGCGCGCCGGGCCCGGGTCGCCTCGCGCACGCTGGCGCAGCTCACCACGGCGCAGAAGAACGAGGCGCTGCACGCCGCCGCCGACGCGCTGCTCGCCGCCGCCGACACCGTGCTCGCCGCCAACGCCGAGGATCTGCTGGCCGCCCAGTCCGCGGGCACCGCCGACTCCCTGCTCGACCGGCTCCGGCTCACCAAGTCCAGGATCGACGGCATCGCCTCCGGGCTGCGCCAGGTGGCCGGGCTGGCCGACCCGGTCGGCGAGGTGGTGCGCGGCTCGACGCTGCCGAACGGCCTGGAGATCCGGCAGCTGCGGGTGCCGCTCGGCGTGGTCGGCATGGTCTACGAGGCCCGCCCGAACGTCACCGTCGACGCCTTCGGGCTGGCCCTGAAGTCCGGCAACGCGGCGCTGCTGCGCGGCTCCTCCTCGGCGGCGCACTCGAACGCCGCGCTGGTCGAGGTGCTGCGCGCGGCGCTCGACGGGCTCGGCATCCCGGCCGACGCGGTGCAGCTGCTGCCGAGCGCCGACCGCTCCAGCGTCACCCACCTGATCCAGGCCCGCGGCCTGGTCGACGTGGTGATCCCGCGCGGCGGCGCCGGGCTCATCTCGGCCGTCGTGCGCGACGCCACCGTGCCGACCATCGAGACCGGTACCGGCAACTGCCACGTCTACGTGCACTCCGCCGCCGACCTGGCGATGGCCGAGGCCGTCCTGATCAACGCCAAGACCCGCAGGCCGAGCGTGTGCAACGCCGCCGAGACGGTGCTGATCGACGCGGCCGTCGCGGAGACGGCGGTGCCCCGGCTCACCGAGGCGCTGCGCGGCGCGGGCGTCACCATCCACGGCGACCTGCCCGGCCTGGTCCCGGCCACCGACACCGACTGGGGCGAGGAGTACCTCACCCTGGACATCGCGCTCAAGGTCGTCGACGACCTGGACGCCGCGGTCGAGCACATCAACACCTGGGGCACCGGGCACACCGAGGCCATCGTGACCGCCGACCTGGCCGCCGCCCGCGCCTTCAGCGCCAGGGTGGACGCCGCCGCCGTCATGGTGAACGCCTCCACCGCCTTCACCGACGGCGAGCAGTTCGGCTTCGGCGCGGAGATCGGCATCTCCACCCAGAAGCTGCACGCCCGCGGCCCGATGGCGCTGCCCGAGCTCACCTCGACCAAGTGGATCGTCTGGGGCGACGGCCAGATCCGGCCGGTCTGA